The proteins below come from a single Buchnera aphidicola (Thelaxes californica) genomic window:
- a CDS encoding YhgN family NAAT transporter, translating into MNNMISNTILLILIMDPLGNLPIFMSTLKNFKPHRQRFVLIREMLLALMIMFLFLFAGEKILSILNVKTETVSISGGIILFLIAIKMIFPSETNQNNNSFKEEPFLVPLAIPLVAGPSLLATLMLLSHKYPHQTPYLIGALLLAWTITMFVLLSSELFLKLLGKKGVIALERLMGLILIMISTQMFLDGIQNWFNF; encoded by the coding sequence ATGAATAACATGATTTCTAATACTATATTATTAATATTAATAATGGATCCTTTAGGTAATTTACCAATTTTTATGTCTACTTTAAAAAATTTTAAACCACATAGACAACGATTTGTATTAATTAGAGAGATGTTATTAGCATTAATGATTATGTTTTTGTTTTTGTTTGCTGGAGAAAAAATACTAAGTATTTTGAATGTAAAAACAGAAACAGTTTCTATATCTGGAGGAATAATTTTATTTTTAATTGCAATTAAAATGATATTTCCATCTGAAACAAATCAAAATAATAATTCTTTTAAAGAAGAACCATTTCTGGTACCACTAGCTATTCCATTAGTTGCAGGTCCTTCTTTATTAGCAACTTTAATGTTACTTTCTCATAAATACCCTCATCAAACTCCTTATTTAATTGGTGCTTTATTGCTAGCTTGGACCATTACAATGTTTGTTTTATTATCATCAGAATTATTTTTAAAATTATTAGGAAAAAAAGGAGTAATTGCACTAGAAAGATTAATGGGATTAATTTTAATTATGATATCAACTCAAATGTTTTTAGATGGAATTCAAAATTGGTTTAATTTTTAA